The following are encoded together in the Daucus carota subsp. sativus chromosome 5, DH1 v3.0, whole genome shotgun sequence genome:
- the LOC135152793 gene encoding uncharacterized protein LOC135152793, producing the protein MRRSKSVGNFEPDPEIERTFRVRRQEARKKKEEAKMTDNNNANENLHVIVPDESSIQDHETPNPANCMYKTPAIGATQYNINPSLIQMVSNSAFEGDIEREDPHRHLERFVQMCGSFRINGVTADQIRLHMFPYSIKGKALEWFQQLSDATLATWDNLSTEFLSKYYPSDKTQQMRAIILTFKAQPSEGLYQAWERYKALLRKCPHHGYEEWMVLSTFYGALNSDIRLSLDVAAGGNFKKAPVTQAKALLEELASNNYAWAPSGTSSVKSAQDTEMMNLLTLKLDALTQEVRGQRANVNAISTPMEGYNDPGTDQYLHAQQFPEEAAFIQGRQSWPVQNNSYYNPNQRPNNNLSYNNNHAVNPSYVAQKQQPPGFQPRQQYPNQQQFQPPPKDKKEPADWEIALSKMIQGTTGAFANMETKFEKVESRLDQMASSQKMLEVQIGQIANKVGVREQGSLPSQPELKGNEQCKAITLRNGRELPEVEVVKRNEKAPSKKDELVESEAEISEKENDEQKEDEIAPKVPVKPYVPPIPFPQRLHNKKLEKQYEKFLQTFRQLHINIPFADALAQMPLYAKFLKEMLSRKRKLEDVETITLNAECSAVIQKSIPQKLSPEDFSLSP; encoded by the coding sequence ATGCGTAGATCGAAAAGTGTTGGAAATTTCGAACCAGATCCGGAAATCGAGCGCACTTTTCGAGTTAGAAGGCAAGAAGcaaggaaaaagaaagaggAGGCCAAGATGACTGATAACAATAATGCAAACGAAAATCTCCATGTTATTGTTCCTGATGAGTCATCCATTCAGGATCATGAGACTCCTAATCCTGCTAATTGCATGTACAAGACTCCTGCGATTGGTGCAACTCAATATAACATCAATCCCAGTCTTATTCAGATGGTGAGCAATTCAGCTTTTGAAGGAGACATTGAGAGAGAGGATCCACACCGACATCTAGAGCGCTTCGTGCAAATGTGTGGTTCTTTCAGAATCAATGGGGTTACTGCTGATCAAATTCGTCTTCATATGTTCCCTTATTCTATAAAGGGAAAAGCTTTGGAATGGTTTCAACAGCTTTCAGATGCTACTCTGGCTACTTGGGATAATCTTTCTACTGAGTTCTTATCCAAATATTATCCTTCTGACAAGACTCAACAGATGAGAGCAATTATTCTTACTTTCAAGGCACAACCAAGTGAAGGTTTGTATCAGGCATGGGAGAGATATAAGGCATTGTTGAGAAAGTGTCCACATCATGGTTACGAGGAGTGGATGGTTCTGAGCACTTTCTATGGAGCTCTAAATTCTGATATTCGGCTGAGTTTGGATgttgcagctggaggaaattTTAAGAAAGCACCTGTTACTCAAGCTAAGGCACTTCTCGAGGAATTAGCCTCAAATAACTATGCTTGGGCACCTAGTGGTACAAGCTCAGTGAAATCAGCACAAGACACTGAGATGATGAACTTGCTCACTCTTAAATTGGATGCTCTTACTCAAGAAGTTCGTGGACAAAGGGCAAATGTCAATGCTATTTCTACTCCAATGGAAGGGTATAATGATCCTGGTACTGATCAGTACTTACATGCACAACAATTTCCAGAGGAAGCAGCTTTCATCCAAGGAAGACAATCATGGCCTGTTCAGAATAATTCTTATTACAATCCAAATCAGAGGCCCAACAACAATCTTTCTTACAACAATAATCATGCTGTTAATCCATCATATGTAGCACAGAAGCAGCAACCTCCCGGTTTCCAACCACGTCAGCAGTATCCAAATCAACAACAGTTTCAACCTCCACCAAAGGACAAGAAAGAACCTGCTGATTGGGAAATTGCACTCAGTAAGATGATACAAGGGACGACTGGAGCTTTTGCCAATATGGAGACCAAATTTGAAAAAGTGGAGTCAAGGCTTGATCAGATGGCTTCATCACaaaagatgttggaagttcaaattgggcaaattgctaatAAGGTTGGTGTTCGTGAGCAAGGATCTCTACCTAGTCAACCAGAGTTGAAGGGTAATGAGCAATGCAAGGCTATCACTTTGAGGAATGGAAGAGAATTGCCCGAAGTCGAGGTTGTCAAGCGTAATGAAAAGGCCCCTTCAAAGAAAGACGAGCTAGTTGAATCTGAGGCTGAAATTTCAGAAAAGGAAAATGATGAGCAGAAAGAAGATGAAATTGCACCAAAGGTACCAGTGAAACCATATGTTCCTCCAATCCCTTTCCCACAAAGGCTGCATAACAAGAAGTTGGAGAAACAATATGAGAAATTCTTGCAAACCTTTCGGCAATTGCATATAAATATTCCTTTTGCTGATGCCTTGGCACAAATGCCATTATATGCCAAATTTTTGAAGGAGATGTTGTCTAGAAAGCGAAAACTTGAAGATGTGGAAACCATTACTCTCAATGCGGAGTGTAGTGCAGTCATTCAAAAATCAATTCCGCAAAAGTTATCTCCCGAAGATTTCTCTCTATCTCCTTAA